From Pseudomonadota bacterium:
TTCTGGCATTAGTGGGTACTCGGGTTACTCAGGCTCAGGCATTAGTGGATACTCTGGATCGGGCATCAGTGGCTACAGTGGTTATTCAGGGAAAAGTGGATACTCTGGAATTAGTGGATACTCTGGAATTAGTGGATACTCTGGAACTAGTGGAACTCCTGATGGTTTTTATTATCGTTGGAATGGCACTATAATTGATGACCCTGCCCAAGGTGAAATTTCTGCAAATAGCAGTAATTTAGACGGTTCCACTGACACACTTTACATGTGTAATACGGATGAATATGGAGGGGTTTTTGACCTAACCTTAGCAAGTTCACCAGGAGATTTAATATGTATCAGAGATTTGCAAACCAAATATTCATATTTTATAGCAACAATAAATTCATTTGAAGAATACTCAGCAGGCATAACTGCATTTTATGTAACTCCAACTTTATATTTTGGCACATTTACCAGTAGTGATTATTTGCAAATTGTGTTTCAAAAGAGAGGCGTTAGCGGATACTCAGGCGTTAGCGGATACTCAGGCAGAAGCGGATATTCTGGATATTCTGGATACTCAGGGAAAAGCGGATACTCAGGCATTAGTGGTTACTCAGGCTCAGGCATCAGTGGTTACAGTGGTTACTCAGGCAAGAGTGGATATTCAGGTTACTCTGGCTCAGGCGTCAGTGGTTACAGTGGCTACTCTGGCTCTGGTGTCAGTGGTTACAGTGGCTACTCTGGCATCAGCGGATATTCAGGATCAGGTGTCAGTGGGTACAGTGGTTACTCAGGATATTCTGTAGATTCATTACATTGGTCAGGATATACCATTTATACTGGCGAGGGGAACATAGGTGTAAAAAACACAGATGTTGTCAGAGCAGGATCATTATACAATGCTGAGGCGGGAACGAGTAATTGGAGTCTTCCTACCAGCGTAACTAGAGATGGTTTAAATGTGGGGCATACATGGAGGGTTAGACAAGCTGGAACTTTACTAGGCATAAAATTATATGTAGACAGCATTACAGACATTACAAGCTTCCAAGCAACAGTATGGAGAAAAGATGGAACAACTTATGACCAAATAGGAGTAAGTGACAACTTTATTGGAAGTATAGTAGCTAATTCAATTAATGATATAACATTTGTCACACCAATACCAAACGTAGAAGAAGGAGATTATGTAGGATGGAGAGTCACAAATGCAGGAGGCACGTCGTGCTCTATGTTTTATGCCAAATCCGGCTATTCCAATGTGATAAGTTATTATATCAATGGAGTTGCATCTTTTGCAAATGTTGACATAGAAGGAACTTGGTCACAATTAAGTGGTGGCTATGCTGTTCCTATAGAATATTATATGTCTGCACCGTATTTTGTTGGAATAGGCGATTCCATAATGTCGGGAGCCCCAGATCATGGTTCTTATGTTCAAACCAGTTCTACTACAAACAATCCGCCCGCTTCTATTCAATGGCAAATAGGACGAAGGCTGGGATGGAACTACCAAAATGCCGGTGTCGGCTCGGCATACACATCAGGCATTCTTAGTAATTTCACGCCCTATGTTGTGAATTTGCACCCACGAATTGCCGTCATTGAAGGTGGTGTAAATGACATAGCTACAGGTGTTCTTCCTGCTACAACATTGGCTAATTGGGAAGATATTTTAGACTTATGTTCAGCCAACAATATTCATCCTGTTGTAATATTGATTATGCCTTGGTCGAATGGCACAAACACACAAATGCAGACCAGGGATTCTATAAACAGTAGTCTCAGGACACTTGCAGAAGGATACAATGCAACAATAGTAGATACTGGCCCTTATGTCGGTGTATTTAGGGTTGGTGGTGATGCTGACAATTTATGGGACATAAGAGACGAATACGATTCTGACGGCGTGCATTTTACTGCTGCTGGCAAACGAAGAATTGCCGAAGCTGTCATGGATGCATTGCAAGGAGTAAGAGCTTTTGGAAGTGTTGTTTCTGGCTCTTTAGATTGCGGAGGAGATATTAGAATAGATGGAAATTCTATACATCAAATCGAAGCAGGAAGAATAAGTGTTGTAGAATCTGCTGGAAATGACTTTTATATCAAAGCAGGTGGAGCTTCGCTTTTAGGCACAAACAGAAATGGTGGCAATCTCTATATTTGCTCTGGAACATCTACTGGCACTGGTTCTGCAAATGTGTATATTCAAGCAACGACCGCAGGTAGTTCTGGTTCTGTGGATAATTATGCTGGCACGGTTGCAACATTTAGTCTAAGTGGATTATTGCTGCCAAGTTTAACATCTGGTCGTATTCCGCTTATCACAACAAGTGGGTTACTAACCGATAGTGCCTCATTAAATTATGTTACATCGGTCACTGGCGGATTGACGATGGGGGCAGGAATAGGTAAAACATTCTCAGATCATGGAGGCTATGTTAATGCACTCGACCTTCAAGGCGGAATTTGTATCACAAGAAACAATGACGCTCTTTTAACATATTTGTTTGCTTCTTTTGATACAACTGGAAACATAGTCGGCAATATTTCAACAGAGACAGCGGCAAATCTAAATTCATTAGTTTATAGAGTATTGACTAATAGCTCTACCCATAGGTTTTATTCTAAAACGGCAGCAGGCGTTGAAAAATTATCTTACATAGCGGCTGAAGTAGCAGAGTTTTGTAAAATTCTAAAAGTATATGATTCTGGAACAAACAATTATATCCGATTATGCGACGATGGCACCAATGGTTATTTAGAGTGTTATACAGGTGCTGGTGCTGTTCATCCAATGATACAAAGTGGATCAACAATCACTTGGAAAGTTAGTGCCTCTGGATCGTGGGAAAGCCAACTTGTATTAACAAATGGAGTGCTACAACCAGCAGCAAACAATGACCTTGATCTTGGTGATACAACACATGTTTATAAAAATGCCTATATTAACAACTATTATGCTGGCACAACCGCTGGCGTTGATATGGTGTCTGGAACTCCAAAAGCAGTTACAGTCTCAAAAGGTATTATAACCGCAGCAACATCTGTTACGCCTGTTGGAGATGCTACTTATACAGTGGGCAAAGGAAGCACACAAGATGGAACAATTACCACCTCAGGTGGAATTGTTACAGCCGTTCAAGAAGCATCAGGCTCTAGCGTCAGTGGTTATAGCGGATACTCAGGCATCAGTGGTTACAGTGGCTCTGGAATTAGTGGATATTCTGGATACTCGGGGAAAAGCGGATACTCAGGTATCAGTGGTTATAGTGGAATTAGTGGATATTCTGGTTCTGGTGTCAGTGGTTATAGTGGATATTCTGGTTCTGGTGTCAGTGGTTATAGTGGATATTCTGGTTCTGGTGTCAGTGGTTATAGTGGCTCTGGAATTAGTGGATATTCTGGATACTCGGGGAAAAGCGGATACTCAGGCATTAGTGGTTATAGTGGAATTAGTGGATACTCGGGAATTAGTGGATACTCGGGAATTAGTGGGTACTCGGGGAAAAGCGGATACTCAGGCTCAGGTGTCAGTGGGTACAGTGGTTACTCGGGGAAAAGCGGGTATTCGGGAATAAGCGGATATTCAGGAGGATTGAACCTTACTGTTAATATGTCGCTTGCCGACCGTACAGTAAGTGGTGTTCTCATTCGATTAGTGGCCAATGAAGATCAAAACTTCGGGGATGCTTGTTATATCAATCTTTCAGGTGAAGCTCAAATAGCAGATGCAAGTTTAATAGCTACCGCAAATGTTTTTGTTATGTTGGCAGATACGGACGTTTATGAAGGCGACACAGGTAATTATTTATTGTGGGGAATTCTTCGTGATGATTCTTGGAATTGGACCGTTGGTGCCCCGACTGGTTTAATCTATCTATCACTAACAGGCACTACTGGCACGCCTACCAATACTTTGACTCAAACAGCCCCATCTGGAACCAATGAAGTAATACAGGTTTTGGGAGTTGCTTTAACATCTCACATTATGTTGTTCAAAGAATTGACAACAGTAGAACACAATTAAAGTTACACGTATGGGACACGTTGCACTTTTGATATGTGTTGAATTCCCGTTAAATCACCATCTACTCTGTTCACCCTCAATATAATTGGCGTAGTTTGTCTATTGACTTTAATATGAGCAGTAGTGGAATCGTACCAACTGGAACTGGAACTGGAACTGGAACTGGAACTGGAACTGGAACTGGAACTGGATGCTTTTGATAACGATGATAACGATGATAACGATGACGATGATTTTGATGACGACGAAGAATACGATACCTTTGATGGTAACGATGATAACGATGACGATGATGACGTTGACGATGTTTTTGATGACGACGATGATGATGATTTTGATGACGACGATGATGGAAGGCCGCTACTGCCCGAAGAGGGCTTAAAGAAGCCAGCAGTGTAGATAAGAGGCATCGATTTAAGCCAGAGACGATACCGATATTCATCCAAAACGCTGCCAGAGTTAGTTGTTGGTGCGTTTTGCAGCCAAAGGCTAAGTAAGTTTGAAGAGCTTGAAGACGAGCTTGAAGAACTTAAAGACGAAGAGCTTGAAGAGCCTGAAGACGAAGAGCTTGAAGACAAATAGCTTAAAGACAAATAGCTTAAAGACGAAGAGCTTGAAGACGAAGATGAGCTAAGAAATACATTTGCCATACTTTATATAGTCAGCCTACTCACAACATATGGCAGCTAATGCTAATGCTATATTCTCTGGTGATACAAAGGATTCTTCTGTGAATTCAACTGATTCCCAAATACCAAACTGATCTGTCCTGAGGTATTTTCGATCTTTTAGCAAATTAATGTTTTGAGGATATCCATAAATGAGAGGATCAGATTGCCCAAAAACAACAACCCCTCTTTTGCCAAGATATGTGGCATAGTGTTGAATAAAATTGTCTATAGATATAAAACCGTCACACTCCAGAATAACTTTAGCCAATTCCTTAAATGACAGATTAGTTTTTACTTCTTTGGTTGGCAAAATTTCGTTTTCATCAGTTCTGACCTGGACGGTTTCTATGTTTTTAAGATGCAACAATTCTATTAATTTTTTGGAATAAGGATAGTTTTTGGGATTTATTCCTTCCTTATCTCTTAGTTTCCGACTGGCGAGCGATAATAAAATTTTCATCGATATAACTCCAAAAAAGCCCCAGATAAATGACTTTTCCACCCCACATCTATGCAGAATTTGTATATATTAAAATCATCATAATTCAATCCTTTTCTTTTACACATTTCTTTTCCATCGGCAATACTTATAAGTTGCAGACCCTCATCAGCAAAAAGCTCGGGGAAAACTACTGACAAAACTAATTCCTTATCTGCAAATCTCTTTTTTATTTGTGGCAAAACAGACTTAAACATCACATGGTCTCCCATGCCATTGTCCAATATAATCAGTTTTGTTTCTTTGGGTTTTAAATCCCATTCTTTAAGTTTCTTTTGAAATACTTGTTCGTCATGATCCCAATATTCTGGATGGGGCTGATGAGTTCTTATGCCGCCATCTGATTGTCTAACGTGCCATGTTAGTGCCTTGGGATTAATGATGATTTTCCAACCATTGCGATACATTTGATATGTAAACATTGTTTCTTCACGATGCCCAGCAGGTGATAAATCCATACAATAACCATGTGTGGCTGCTTCTTTTTTAAACAGGAATGTGCTATAAAGATGCTGGGCTTCTGTAGGATTGACGGATTCGTGAAGGAACCATTGTGTGTTCACTTCTAGATTTTCTATCGTGGGCTTTAATCCAGGTGGTAATTTTTGTATTCTGTTTGGGTCGATTACCAAACCACCAACAGCACCTACTTTTGGACCATCACATGCTAACAAATTTTCTAAAACAGTTGGCGTAGCAAATGTATCATCATCCAGTCGCCAAATCCATTTAGTTTTTGCTATTTCTATCGCTTTTTGGTGATTGGCCACTTGTCCTTTTCTTTGCCCAAAAACAACCTCCCATTTAATGTTATAAAAATCCAGCATCCTAAATAAGCCATTATACAAATCATTTGGCCTTAGATCGATGTGCTCGCCATCCATAAACAAAATAAATTTCTCAGGTTTAACAGTTTGTTGAATAACTGAGAAAATAGTGCTTGGCAAAGTAGTGAAATAACGATCTCTGCTGCTAACATGAGCGGTTACTGATGCTTGTCGTGGTTCTTGATTCATTCTTGGTTTTTCTGTTCGTGTAAATTTTATAATCTTAGTGTCTGCCGGATTACTTGGAACAAAAGTGCTGCCCCCATTTTGGTCACAATACCATACTCCATAGGCTATTCCTGGCGGGATTGGCTCCTTCTCTCTCTCTTCTGATGTGAACCCCGCATTTTTTACAAAATCTTCAAACATATCGTAATTAAAATCTTTATTCGAATGCATTCCATTATGAATTTCTGAATAAATGTATTTAAATTTTCTCAAATTCCTCTCAGTGCAATTAAGTATTATGTCGTATTCCGATCCTTCACAATCCATTTTAAGTACCAAGTCTTCTTCCTCAGATAAATTTAAATCATTTAATAAATTATCAAAAGAAATACAATTAACTATATCTCCTACTCCTACCTCATGCGTCTGGCATAGGACATCTTCCATTACTGCATGAGCTTGTTTTAATCCTGGCCTTGATACTGCCAAATTGATCGGAATAATTTTATTCGGAAATGTTGTGATGTTTTTTAACAATGTTTGATAAGTTTTTTTGTTTGGCTCAATACAATAACATTTTTTTGCTCCATTGAGCACACTAAAAACAGAAAACAATCCTTTGTTTGCACCAATGTCAATTACGATTTTATTGCTTATTTCCTCTTGCAAAGCTCCATAAATATTTAAGTTGAATATTTCATTAAAAACAAAACTATCTTGTTGTTGAAGACTTTCTAATAATTCTGTTTTTGCTTTATAAGCTTCTATTTTCAAGTTTTCAAATTTTATATTTGTAAAACCCATAGTGTTGAGAGTGTTTTGTAGGGTTTCTGTGCCCGACTCAACTGTAATTTTGCCGCCTGGAACAAGCACTCGATACCATTCTTTTACAATACTTGTGCAATCTTCTAGCACAACTTCAGTTGTGATTTCTTCGACCTTATTATCATCAATGGGAATTTTATCATCAACACACATTAAATCTGAATCACCTATGTTGAAAAACCCTGGAATTTTCTGTTTGCCTTGATTTAATTTAATGTGTTTGTGATATCTGTTCATCAAAACAAATCGATTGGTGGATAAATTTTGCCCCTCATAAGTTCCTTCTCCCTTGTGAAAAATTGGAAAATCCCCAATCATACAATTGCCCACAACAGGACCAGTTTCTACACCAATTTGTTTAAGTAAATACCCACTATCTTGTAACCTGATGCAAAAATCTGTATCCTCACCAAAACCAGGGTTAAAAATCTCGTCCAATATCCCAATTTCAGTAAATAGATTTTTTTTAATCATTACACAAAAGAATATAATGAAATCTCTGTCCGCATAAGGACAATAATTTAAAAAAGGTCCGGTTGCCCCCATTTTGTCGTTTGTCAAAAACGGTTCTTTTAAACGTCTGATCCACTCATCTTTAGAGCTTTCTAGTAATATGGTATCATTATTTAACAAAATAACATATTCGCCCACAGAAGCTTTGATGCCAACATTGGTGGATTTTGTATACCCAAATGGCTCATCAATCCATATAAGATTAAAATGATCTCCCAAACTCTGCACATATTCTTTGGTGTCATCCGTGCAACCATTCGCAACTACAATCACCTCCTTGTCAGATAAATCCGTGTATTTTATAATGCTGTCTAAACAAGGCTTTAGAAGATCAGAACAGTGATTATAAGTAGGGATTACTATAGAGATTTCCATAAACTATCAGAGTTTATGGTCGTTGGTTTCTCAATTCCCCATCCATATTTTCGCCTATAGTATTGGCTGCCCTATCTAACATTTCAGATGCCATCAATATTTGATTTCTATAATCCTTCCACTTACTATTGGGAATATGAATAAAATTACTGCGTATGTGCCGAGCTAATGTACGAATTTGTACCTCTGCTCCAGAAATTGTGTGAGGATCAAGCGGGGGTCCATCAATTGATTGTTGGTATGTTACCTGCTCATTCCACTCTTTGAAAGTTTTCATAATTACACCCTTATATTCTATATATTCAGGGGTAAATAAAATGAAAAAACTTATACCAATTCTGATGGTTATTTTGATGTTTTCTGCTTGCAATCCAATACAAAAAAAAGTTACCTGTAGTGAGTGTAAAGGAAAGGGAGAAGTAACCTATAACGCCACAGAACGAATGGCAATAGCCAAGTGTCAATTATATTTTGCCGCCCATGAACGTGAATGCGACAAATGCAAAAAACACTTGAAAGACGAATCATCACCAATATGCAGAAAAGCAACAAGGAAGATCGAATCTATTATGGAAGATGCCAAAAAA
This genomic window contains:
- a CDS encoding FkbM family methyltransferase — translated: MEISIVIPTYNHCSDLLKPCLDSIIKYTDLSDKEVIVVANGCTDDTKEYVQSLGDHFNLIWIDEPFGYTKSTNVGIKASVGEYVILLNNDTILLESSKDEWIRRLKEPFLTNDKMGATGPFLNYCPYADRDFIIFFCVMIKKNLFTEIGILDEIFNPGFGEDTDFCIRLQDSGYLLKQIGVETGPVVGNCMIGDFPIFHKGEGTYEGQNLSTNRFVLMNRYHKHIKLNQGKQKIPGFFNIGDSDLMCVDDKIPIDDNKVEEITTEVVLEDCTSIVKEWYRVLVPGGKITVESGTETLQNTLNTMGFTNIKFENLKIEAYKAKTELLESLQQQDSFVFNEIFNLNIYGALQEEISNKIVIDIGANKGLFSVFSVLNGAKKCYCIEPNKKTYQTLLKNITTFPNKIIPINLAVSRPGLKQAHAVMEDVLCQTHEVGVGDIVNCISFDNLLNDLNLSEEEDLVLKMDCEGSEYDIILNCTERNLRKFKYIYSEIHNGMHSNKDFNYDMFEDFVKNAGFTSEEREKEPIPPGIAYGVWYCDQNGGSTFVPSNPADTKIIKFTRTEKPRMNQEPRQASVTAHVSSRDRYFTTLPSTIFSVIQQTVKPEKFILFMDGEHIDLRPNDLYNGLFRMLDFYNIKWEVVFGQRKGQVANHQKAIEIAKTKWIWRLDDDTFATPTVLENLLACDGPKVGAVGGLVIDPNRIQKLPPGLKPTIENLEVNTQWFLHESVNPTEAQHLYSTFLFKKEAATHGYCMDLSPAGHREETMFTYQMYRNGWKIIINPKALTWHVRQSDGGIRTHQPHPEYWDHDEQVFQKKLKEWDLKPKETKLIILDNGMGDHVMFKSVLPQIKKRFADKELVLSVVFPELFADEGLQLISIADGKEMCKRKGLNYDDFNIYKFCIDVGWKSHLSGAFLELYR
- a CDS encoding GDSL-type esterase/lipase family protein; amino-acid sequence: MCNTDEYGGVFDLTLASSPGDLICIRDLQTKYSYFIATINSFEEYSAGITAFYVTPTLYFGTFTSSDYLQIVFQKRGVSGYSGVSGYSGRSGYSGYSGYSGKSGYSGISGYSGSGISGYSGYSGKSGYSGYSGSGVSGYSGYSGSGVSGYSGYSGISGYSGSGVSGYSGYSGYSVDSLHWSGYTIYTGEGNIGVKNTDVVRAGSLYNAEAGTSNWSLPTSVTRDGLNVGHTWRVRQAGTLLGIKLYVDSITDITSFQATVWRKDGTTYDQIGVSDNFIGSIVANSINDITFVTPIPNVEEGDYVGWRVTNAGGTSCSMFYAKSGYSNVISYYINGVASFANVDIEGTWSQLSGGYAVPIEYYMSAPYFVGIGDSIMSGAPDHGSYVQTSSTTNNPPASIQWQIGRRLGWNYQNAGVGSAYTSGILSNFTPYVVNLHPRIAVIEGGVNDIATGVLPATTLANWEDILDLCSANNIHPVVILIMPWSNGTNTQMQTRDSINSSLRTLAEGYNATIVDTGPYVGVFRVGGDADNLWDIRDEYDSDGVHFTAAGKRRIAEAVMDALQGVRAFGSVVSGSLDCGGDIRIDGNSIHQIEAGRISVVESAGNDFYIKAGGASLLGTNRNGGNLYICSGTSTGTGSANVYIQATTAGSSGSVDNYAGTVATFSLSGLLLPSLTSGRIPLITTSGLLTDSASLNYVTSVTGGLTMGAGIGKTFSDHGGYVNALDLQGGICITRNNDALLTYLFASFDTTGNIVGNISTETAANLNSLVYRVLTNSSTHRFYSKTAAGVEKLSYIAAEVAEFCKILKVYDSGTNNYIRLCDDGTNGYLECYTGAGAVHPMIQSGSTITWKVSASGSWESQLVLTNGVLQPAANNDLDLGDTTHVYKNAYINNYYAGTTAGVDMVSGTPKAVTVSKGIITAATSVTPVGDATYTVGKGSTQDGTITTSGGIVTAVQEASGSSVSGYSGYSGISGYSGSGISGYSGYSGKSGYSGISGYSGISGYSGSGVSGYSGYSGSGVSGYSGYSGSGVSGYSGSGISGYSGYSGKSGYSGISGYSGISGYSGISGYSGISGYSGKSGYSGSGVSGYSGYSGKSGYSGISGYSGGLNLTVNMSLADRTVSGVLIRLVANEDQNFGDACYINLSGEAQIADASLIATANVFVMLADTDVYEGDTGNYLLWGILRDDSWNWTVGAPTGLIYLSLTGTTGTPTNTLTQTAPSGTNEVIQVLGVALTSHIMLFKELTTVEHN